In Mauremys mutica isolate MM-2020 ecotype Southern chromosome 16, ASM2049712v1, whole genome shotgun sequence, one DNA window encodes the following:
- the PRR14L gene encoding protein PRR14L produces the protein MRSSGVESQERSHPHPLDSSMSAVVQELYTGLPVSISTELTAGSDPNVRLDTKPEASTLVLAHSSSLLSESPRISGVENCSQETDNLDHRDKLTSDGLAGSLSEESLEAGNLAENDVAKGGSLGKQDTCPNGSQKEERRSAKETQDAEEELAGCCSLASEEKWWLRQEKPQINRSGGEFSRLCCTEMASPLKSKEENQTNVQVTPEILPKSTEEVQGMKADGTRIFSKAGHRNDRVSKGLPPENNECPDIDTITASGEVSETNTLVPLEPLTVVETGSTKEHPQEEKEYKGLTACTTVSLTTMGCAIFDSETGEVELSRSSHVNETNAAPASYQTYQQDEENSPHNRDVPVSKSSVEVDMLLSKESSEALCGSLRSLCSLESGNMPLEDNTTEICEKQEYLAEERESPSCDGDSQRTEFLENWISKPVVEEQLSQVQSEEMSSDEAEQLEMDSCTDHSYNYGYGKVAEIQRETAMKNSCGMDSGHDIQENVHSESSNSPVPSSVASSTEEFPKGDLRISSEINNLKKDGDQWQICIHDVCWGDVVKQHTKENGTLLVETKNLVSIQTGDVHTCSKNIYNKYANSPPTVHDFLDYGSKVGEVSLEAQLFEKETNSSSVVEDLNNSFGKAPEANNVNVSLPTCKETNFAYTLGEALSCDAEKSRVSLGVISELSSSNADAVSNRDVYLDRLSKKESIISSEKLEAQHAGLLLHKKEELSLLNHRSFNTSNIASKGSQKSMHSALGDTEMMVTDMENEESDTCTHNDQYLKDHCSAVKTCFILSDSTSLDNTTLNKDSFKAQAKSKTEEVNGLETGDLLIHNDKKAVKPPEENTHVACESVPCEDSCNCSNMFQYMANRTSTAEKPLRSACTLDKSTTRLSNVEISNTNIEVESSKLYDGHSEITEERPDSGTRERTSDTDKGQEQINSCELQKDEIDRIETVDSVKAHKGSHQNETSEQSVRDLKKNIFGIHLELGNTTVVLGEELKMYKKTVLPCEYNLSKGTTSKSDTDSGIPSHEKHLAQSFDLELSDFKHSKQPNETICQVENQYLACQSELNGPVSYKQNETQVADEVLEFQQYDLDISNKQISNTGVQTMTSSVDEPRRSVRFKENEPLTLKKDEGTTSLVHESLSEKRFQGTFKDVMVDNSSNSMVDTDCSEYTDSISDLSEGEKVELKESDNVGSSTREDQGMFKGNMVGYSSSKSLVNADHSEYTDSISSAKEDKKERTILAENTKISALLNMGSLVMGPENKIKTIVESFSVSQSAFKSLSCAPEDMTPVPEITNETCLLLESSVNHRIIERNKACPQPEIVTFTVSDGPERVNPVQSEEFCANQELSSLKGVTSKTLLAQNSEICLPRKDELPASSENAQIVDQDSSSANALCNDYSAVEPLELIDSFERRADGNDSASEEREKAISSLNDAVKLEACTASCAHSKGRSVSAEVSEPIVKEMDVISSDSIDCVQKFKRPFVEDQRQSAVTAEKIKMPMHSIFDHKNYLGVLLEDLKFSGDKVRSCVPLKAEPYEKPSQAYSTEQIPEWSLNNVSEKGKTYVKDHSELGDVKLLSEIVDNYVQSKDLVNKETSEVHYNTICSNKLSKNDTETPLKCLNCCEVCLPCELSSQSKDNRKEVIGDEMKIPNDSISAENEMSDAERLDKIGECQTVKRKMCEETEVHPAQNILLCVGQAQQIKESKDQEKAKIPLQESVVFDCKALDSSSDKLVTSSRVMKTEGPREQLFAVMSRINDSDNKQIYSTLQEAKKPKISEEEDDNSEHMKTMDSEVESLSFHLGTPFELSADNTPFIPVSLSQPQAKSFAGDDEIHGAFGSTHKLRGLFSLKKQPRRKVPTADVLKTVRKSNKVKSSAFIRNLSETVPMQEHKLLSSVYFACKPSVMEAEIAMRLDHMSKQRANRCSLLNSLKLSKCTKEPTLLSRLSTMASKLLAPPKSIHRLKTLQCSSEHPVVERFSQLRSKKLLEVFSCINMKLNSHQADGLCTKMFNLQPLALYPVDSTKIHILDLSSNIPSSVFNTPISPISFHIKLDSDSLINLRGITSQQCVPDIPALGKTPLHPSQPSKWTFSFLLSQSCSGTAAFREDTNLSKELQSSALSLITTEAVIPSHDIRRNPIAKRRTGCSMLGLHTVLALSSPGCYRIWTRRRNVTSRIPTVQRLFMSQFTQGLKGLRSPTSVSDDLFSSLPYSLGRVLSIWSQHGPSACPSEFIPLHPNHCKWQPSLGIENSYAMLPHMTVQGTEAARTTGAEIRLERSLCDLLPKSCTFLESAISPLRLSVPELQVHPFDELDASLPQCPTSQSATKLKKAEPEKRPKRVSQIRIRKTVPKPDPNLTPMGLPRPKRLKKKEFSLEEIYTNKNYKSPPATRCLETIFEEPKEKNGSLISISQQKRKRILEFQDFTIPRKRKARSRVKVAGSFTRAKKAALQGRELDALLIQKLMDLEAFFAEEEEREQASGS, from the exons ATGCGATCATCTGGAGTGGAGTCCCAAGAGAGAAGCCACCCACATCCCCTTGATTCCTCCATGTCTGCTGTGGTACAGGAATTGTACACTGGACTGCCAGTCAGCATCTCTACTGAGCTTACTGCTGGGTCTGATCCTAATGTTAGACTAGATACAAAACCTGAAGCATCAACACTTGTGCTAGCACATAGTAGCAGTTTGCTATCTGAGTCCCCCAGGATTAGTGGGGTGGAAAATTGCTCCCAGGAAACTGATAACCTGGATCATAGGGACAAGCTTACATCTGATGGGCTGGCGGGATCCCTTTCTGAAGAGTCTTTGGAGGCTGGAAACCTTGCTGAGAATGACGTGGCCAAAGGTGGAAGCTTGGGGAAGCAGGACACTTGTCCTAATGGGAGCCAGAAGGAAGAGAGACGATCTGCGAAAGAAACACAAGATGCCGAGGAAGAGCTTGCTGGATGTTGTTCTTTAGCCTCTGAAGAAAAGTGGTGGTTGAGACAG GAGAAGCCTCAGATAAACCGAAGTGGGGGAGAATTTTCAAGACTCTGCTGCACTGAAATGGCAAGCCCTCTGAAGAGTAAAG AAGAAAACCAAACAAATGTACAGGTGACACCTGAAATTCTGCCAAAGTCAACTGAAGAAGTACAAGGTATGAAGGCTGATGGGACTAGGATATTTAGTAAAGCAGGACACAGGAATGACAGAGTGAGTAAAGGTCTTCCACCTGAGAACAATGAATGCCCAGATATAGACACTATCACGGCCAGTGGTGAGGTTTCAGAAACCAACACCTTAGTTCCCTTAGAGCCTTTAACAGTTGTGGAGACTGGATCAACAAAAGAACATCCACAAGAAGAAAAAGAATATAAAGGATTAACAGCCTGTACTACAGTGTCATTGACCACAATGGGTTGTGCTATTTTTGATTCAGAGACTGGAGAAGTAGAGTTGTCTAGATCAAGCCATGTTAATGAAACTAATGCAGCACCTGCCAGTTACCAGACTTACCAGCAAGATGAAGAAAACAGCCCTCATAACAGGGATGTTCCTGTATCTAAAAGTAGTGTTGAAGTTGATATGCTTCTCTCAAAAGAAAGCTCCGAAGCATTATGTGGTTCATTAAGAAGTTTATGTAGTCTGGAATCTGGAAATATGCCACTGGAAGACAACACCACTGAGATCTGTGAAAAACAGGAGTATCTtgctgaagagagagagagcccaagCTGTGATGGTGATAGTCAAAGAACTGAGTTTCTAGAGAACTGGATCTCCAAACCTGTGGTGGAAGAACAACTCTCTCAAGTGCAGAGTGAAGAAATGTCCAGTGATGAGGCTGAACAATTGGAAATGGATAGTTGCACTGACCATTCATACAACTATGGTTATGGGaaagttgctgaaattcagagagaaactgctatgaaaaacagttgtggcatgGATAGTGGGCATGATATTCAAGAAAATGTTCATTCAGAGAGCTCTAATTCGCCAGTTCCTAGTTCTGTTGCTTCATCAACTGAGGAGTTTCCAAAAGGAGATTTAAGAATCTCTTCAGAAATTAATAACTTGAAAAAGGATGGGGACCAGTGGCAAATATGTATTCATGATGTATGCTGGGGTGATGTAGTAAAACAACATACAAAAGAAAATGGAACTCTATTGGTGGAAACAAAAAACCTTGTCAGTATTCAGACTGGAGATGTGCATACATGCTCTAAAAATATCTACAATAAATATGCAAATTCTCCTCCCACTGTTCATGATTTCCTGGACTATGGCTCCAAGGTAGGTGAAGTTTCCCTTGAGGCACAACTGTTTGAAAAGGAAACCAACAGCAGTTCAGTGGTAGAAGATCTGAACAACAGTTTTGGTAAAGCTCCAGAAGCAAATAATGTTAATGTCAGCCTTCCTACATGCAAAGAAACTAACTTCGCTTACACACTAGGTGAAGCTCTTAGTTGTGATGCAGAAAAATCAAGAGTGTCTCTTGGGGTTATAAGTGAACTTTCTTCTAGTAATGCTGATGCAGTTTCAAACAGAGATGTGTACCTGGACAGGCTGTCTAAAAAAGAATCGATCATTTCTTCTGAAAAACTGGAGGCACAACATGCGGGCCTTCTGCTTCATAAAAAGGAAGAATTGTCTTTACTAAATCACAGGAGTTTCAATACTTCTAATATAGCAAGTAAAGGTTCCCAGAAGAGCATGCACTCTGCACTGGGGGATACAGAGATGATGGTCACTGATATGGAAAATGAAGAAAGTGACACATGTACTCATAATGACCAGTATTTAAAAGACCACTGTTCAGCTGTCAAGACCTGCTTCATCTTATCAGATAGTACCAGCTTGGATAATACTACACTGAACAAGGATTCCTTTAAAGCGCAGGCTAAATCAAAGACTGAAGAAGTCAATGGCTTGGAAACAGGAGACTTACTTATACATAATGATAAAAAGGCAGTCAAGCCTCCTGAGGAGAACACTCATGTAGCATGTGAATCTGTTCCTTGTGAAGATAGTTGTAATTGCAGCAATATGTTTCAGTATATGGCAAATCGTACTTCCACAGCAGAAAAGCCATTGCGTTCAGCTTGCACTCTAGATAAGTCCACTACTAGATTATCAAACGTGGAGATTTCAAATACAAATATCGAAGTAGAAAGCTCAAAACTCTATGATGGCCATAGTGAAATAACAGAGGAAAGGCCAGATTCTGGCACCAGAGAGAGAACTTCTGATACAGATAAGGGACAAGAACAAATTAACTCTTGTGAATTACAGAAAGATGAAATTGATAGAATAGAAACTGTGGATAGTGTAAAGGCTCATAAAGGCAGTCACCAAAATGAGACTAGTGAACAGTCAgtcagagatttgaaaaaaaacatATTTGGTATCCATCTTGAACTTGGCAACACAACAGTAGTCCTGGGAGAAGAACTAAAGATGTACAAGAAGACTGTGTTACCTTGTGAATACAATCTTTCCAAAGGCACTACTTCAAAGAGTGACACAGACTCCGGCATCCCAAGTCATGAAAAACATTTGGCCCAGTCCTTTGACTTAGAATTGTCAGATTTTAAACATTCAAAGCAACCAAATGAGACCATTTGTCAGGTGGAAAATCAATATCTTGCATGTCAAAGTGAGCTTAATGGGCCAGTTTCATACAAACAAAATGAAACCCAAGTAGCCGATGAAGTTCTGGAGTTCCAACAGTATGACTTAGACATCTCAAATAAGCAAATATCGAACACTGGTGTACAAACTATGACAAGTTCAGTGGATGAACCTAGAAGATCTGTCCGCTTCAAGGAAAATGAACCATTAACTCTAAAAAAAGATGAAGGCACAACTTCATTGGTTCATGAGTCTTTAAGCGAAAAGAGATTTCAAGGAACTTTCAAAGATGTAATGGTGGATAACTCTTCCAATAGTATGGTAGATACAGACTGTTCAGAATACACAGATTCCATCAGTGATCTATCGGAAGGGGAGAAAGTAGAATTAAAAGAATCTGATAATGTAGGTAGCAGTACAAGGGAAGATCAAGGAATGTTCAAAGGAAATATGGTGGGTTATAGTTCTTCCAAAAGTCTGGTAAATGCGGACCATTCAGAATACACAGACTCTATCAGTAGTGCAAAGGAAGATAAAAAAGAACGTACAATATTGGCAGAAAATACCAAAATTTCTGCATTATTGAACATGGGCAGCTTGGTTATGGGCCCGGAAAATAAAATTAAGACCATTGTTGAATCCTTTTCTGTCTCACAGTCAGCCTTCAAGAGTCTTTCATGTGCACCAGAAGATATGACTCCTGTTCCAGAGATCACAAATGAAACATGCTtactgttggagtcttcagtaaatcatagaatcatagaaagaaATAAAGCTTGTCCTCAGCCAGAAATTGTGACTTTTACAGTTTCTGATGGTCCAGAGAGAGTGAATCCAGTGCAGTCTGAAGAGTTCTGTGCAAACCAAGAGCTTTCCAGTTTGAAAGGTGTAACTTCAAAAACACTTTTGGCTCAGAACTCAGAAATCTGCCTGCCTCGAAAAGATGAGCTGCCTGCATCATCGGAGAATGCACAGATAGTTGACCAGGATTCATCTTCAGCAAATGCCCTCTGTAATGACTATTCTGCTGTAGAACCTCTTGAGCTGATAGACTCATTTGAGAGAAGAGCTGATGGCAACGACAGCGCAtctgaagagagagaaaaagcaatTAGCTCCCTAAATGATGCAGTTAAACTAGAAGCGTGTACGGCTTCTTGTGCTCACAGCAAGGGGAGGTCTGTAAGTGCAGAGGTTAGTGAGCCAATTGTAAAAGAGATGGATGTAATTTCATCAGACAGTATTGATTGTGTGCAGAAGTTTAAAAGACCATTTGTAGAAGACCAGAGGCAAAGTGCAGTAACTGCAGAAAAAATAAAGATGCCAATGCATTCCATATTTGACCATAAAAATTATTTAGGAGTTTTGCTAGAAGACTTGAAATTTTCTGGTGACAAAGTTAGAAGCTGTGTGCCTCTGAAGGCTGAGCCTTATGAAAAGCCTTCACAAGCCTACTCTACTGAACAGATCCCAGAATGGAGTTTGAATAATGTTtcagaaaaaggaaaaacttATGTTAAAGATCACTCAGAATTAGGAGATGTCAAGTTGCTTTCAGAAATCGTAGACAATTATGTGCAATCTAAAGACTTAGTTAACAAAGAAACGTCAGAAGTCCATTATAACACAATATGTAGCAATAAGCTGTCAAAAAACGACACAGAAACACCTTTAAAATGTCTCAATTGCTGTGAAGTGTGTCTGCCATGTGAATTAAGTTCACAGAGCAAAGACAACAGGAAGGAGGTTATAGGAGACGAAATGAAGATCCCAAATGACTCAATCAGTGCAGAAAATGAGATGTCTGATGCGGAGAGATTGGACAAAATAGGTGAATGTCAAACTGTTAAGCGAAAGATGTGTGAGGAGACTGAAGTACATCCAGCTCAAAACATCCTACTCTgtgtggggcaggcacagcaAATAAAGGAGTCAAAAGACCAAGAgaaagcaaaaatcccattgcagGAGAGTGTGGTGTTTGATTGTAAGGCTTTAGATAGTTCTTCAGATAAACTGGTGACATCTTCAAGAGTCATGAAAACTGAAGGTCCTAGAGAGCAGCTCTTCGCTGTCATGAGCCGTATAAATGATAGTGACAATAAACAAATATACAGCACTTTACAAGAAGCCAAAAAGCCAAAGATTTCCGAGGAGGAGGATGATAATTCAGAGCATATGAAGACTATGGACTCAGAAGTGGAAAGCCTGAGCTTTCATTTAGGGACCCCCTTTGAATTGTCAGCAGATAATACCCCTTTCattcctgtttctctctctcaaccACAAGCTAAAAGCTTTGCTGGGGATGATGAAATCCATGGTGCCTTTGGAAGTACACACAAACTAAGAGGACTTTTTTCATTAAAGAAGCAGCCACGAAGGAAGGTTCCCACAGCAGATGTGCTCAAAACTGTAAGAAAAAGTAACAAAGTTAAAAGCTCAGCTTTTATAAGGAATTTGTCTGAAACTGTTCCTATGCAAGAACACAAGCTCCTCAGCTCTGTATATTTTGCCTGTAAACCATCAGTAATGGAAGCAGAAATAGCCATGAGACTGGACCACATGTCAAAGCAGAGAGCCAATAGGTGCAGTTTGTTGAACAGCTTGAAACTTAGTAAATGTACCAAAGAACCAACACTGTTAAGCAGGCTGTCTACTATGGCCAGTAAACTACTGGCCCCACCCAAAAGCATCCACAGGTTAAAGACTCTGCAATGTTCCTCTGAACATCCAGTGGTTGAAAGATTCAGTCAACTTAGATCTAAAAAGCTACTGGAAGTTTTTTCATGCATTAACATGAAGTTAAACTCTCACCAGGCTGATGGCTTGTGCACCAAGATGTTCAACCTTCAGCCGTTGGCACTTTATCCTGTAGACTCTACCAAAATACACATTTTAGACTTGAGTAGTAACATTCCCTCATCAGTCTTCAATACCCCCATTTCCCCAATTTCTTTTCACATAAAATTGGACTCTGATTCTTTGATAAATCTCAGGGGGATTACATCCCAACAGTGTGTACCTGATATACCAGCTTTAGGAAAGACACCATTACATCCGTCACAGCCTTCAAAATGGACCTTCTCTTTCCTCCTATCCCAAAGCTGCTCAGGTACAGCAGCTTTCAGGGAAGACACTAATCTCAGTAAGGAGCTGCAGTCTTCTGCTCTATCTCTAATAACCACAGAGGCCGTAATTCCTAGTCATGACATTAGAAGAAATCCCATAGCTAAAAGAAGAACAGGGTGCTCCATGCTTGGCCTTCACACAGTGTTAGCACTTTCTTCCCCTGGATGTTACAGGATCTGGACAAGAAGAAGAAATGTAACCAGTCGAATTCCTACTGTCCAGAGACTGTTTATGTCACAATTCACACAGGGCTTGAAAGGGTTAAGGTCTCCAACTTCCGTATCAGATGACCTCTTCTCTTCATTGCCCTACTCACTGGGCAGGGTACTTTCCATATGGAGTCAGCATGGTCCTTCTGCCTGTCCTTCCGAATTCATTCCTCTCCATCCCAATCACTGCAAGTGGCAGCCAAGTCTGGGCATCGAGAACAG TTATGCCATGTTACCACACATGACTGTCCAGGGAACAGAAGCTGCAAGGACCACGGGTGCTGAGATAAG GCTGGAACGTTCACTCTGTGATTTGCTACCAAAGTCTTGCACGTTTCTGGAATCAGCAATATCTCCACTCAGGCTTTCAGTACCTGAATTACAGGTCCATCCCTTTGATGAACTCGATGCTTCTCTCCCACAGTGTCCCACATCCCAGAGCGCCACCAAACTGAAAAAA GCTGAGCCAGAGAAGAGGCCAAAGAGAGTTTCTCAGATCCGGATCCGGAAAACTGTTCCCAAGCCAGATCCTAACCTCACTCCCATGGgactccccagaccaaaaag GCTGAAGAAGAAAGAATTTAGTTTAGAAGAAATTTACACAAACAAGAACTACAAGTCCCCTCCAGCGACCAG